The nucleotide sequence ATAAATATAATCCTTCCATCAAATCTAGCATCAGGGGCTCATCGAAATCCTCACCGGGCTTCGGCTTCGGGATCCCGACAGGCTTCCCAAAGAAGCCCATCCTGTAAAGCTTCATTCCCTCCTCCGGGTTCCATACGACCAGCCTAGTCCCTATGAGCTCCGCCCTTATGGCCTCGCCCCTCATCCCGTCACCGCCAAGACCCTAGCCATGTCGACTATATCCCCGCAGGTGTCGGCCATCCTCTCCAAATGCTCGGCTATGTCCTTTAGGATGAGCAGCGAGTGGATGGGCAAGTTGGCCATCAAGAGGTCTAGCTCCAAATTCCTATGGAGCACGTCGATTTCTCTCTCTATTTCATCGACTGAGTTGGATATGTTTATGGTACTCTCCGGGTTGAGGTTGAGGGATCGAATTGCTTCCCTCATCTTTCCCATTTCATTCAATATCTTGGAGGAGAGGGCGGCCAAGCTCTCCAAGAAAGTTCTATCCAATTTCAAACCGCGCTCGATGAGCCCGGATAACCTGTAGGCTATGGCCTCCGCATCATCGTTTATATCCCCCATCCTGAAGATCAGCCTGAGGAGGACCTCCCTGTTGATCAATAATGAGCCGACCGAGGAGACCTCGGCGAGTATGTTGTTCTTCAACTCGTTTGCTTGCTTCATGAGTTCGTGTATTTTCTCTATGCGGGCCCTCATTTCTTCCCCGCTATCCTTCAACAACGCATCGAGCATCAACGTAAGCTCCCTGACAACTTCAACTGATAACCTCGCATGGTCTAGGCACATATCGAGCATCTGCCTCCTTATGGCAGCCTCTGTTTCTAAAGGAAAGGCCATAGCAATCTCCCCAATGGCCCTCGGCGCTGATGAATCATATTAGATTAGGGGCTATAAAATGGTTACGAGGCATTGATCTCCTCGAAGCCTAGGTCCCCCGATAAGTAGCCCTTGAGGCATCCCGGAACCTCCTCTGCCCTGACCCTCATCTGCTTCCACGAATCCCTTTCCCTAAGCGTAACCGTGCCGTCCATCAGGCTCCTTTGGTCCACGGTTATGGCTATCGGGACCCCGATCTCATCGGCCCTCGCATACCTCCTCCCTATGGAGCCGGAGTCGTCGTACTCTGCATCGAAGCCCGCCTCCAGCAGATACCTCCATATGGATTTTGCCTTCGCCTCCAAGTCCTCCCTATTAACAAGCGGTAGGACGACCGCTTGAATTGGAGCTATCCTCTTCGGAAGCCTCAAAACGACTCTGCCCTCCTTGATGGAATACGAATGCTCCAAGACCGCGTACATAATCCTCTCCAGCCCGAAGCTCGGCTCCACCACGTGGGGGGTGAACCGTCTTCCGGTTTCCTTAACTTCGACCGACCTGAAGGATATGTGCTCGGGAGTCACCCTCTCCCCAAGCGCTTCAAAATATCCCTTCGACTCGATGGATGCCTTGACATCCTCCGGCCTAGCCTTCGTCAAGGCCTCCATGACGAGCTTATACCTCTCCCCGAACGCCTCTCGTATCCTTACCTCGTTCGGGACGATCCTCAAGGCCTTTGCTATCCTCGGCCTTTCATATGCCTTGAAGGCCTTAAGCTCTTGGCCCGAGAACGCGCTATGCCTCGATAAATCGTAGTCGGTCCTATAGGCATGCCCGGCTATCTCCACCCAACCCCAGTCCTCCAATAGGACCTCGTGATCGAAGGTCTGTGCGGAGTAATGCGCTCTCTCATTGGGCAATTTCTCATGGAACCTCTGCCTCTCCTCCGGTATCCCGAGCCCGCAAATGAACTCCTTCGATTTCGCCATAAAGAAGGCGAGCCATCCATTGACTATAATGCCCTCGCGCACCGCCTCCCCCACCGACTTCTCAATGGGTTCCTCGATCCTCCTCTCCCTCAGGCTCGCTGGGACAAGCTTGAGAACTTCGTCCTCTACCTCCTCGAGCGCCGCGCATTCCTCCTCGGGATCGAAGAAGAACTCGATTTCCATCAAGGTGAACTCCCTGAGCCTTATCGGCCCCTGCCTCGGGGAGATCTCATTCCTCAAGGCTTTTCCGATCTGCGCCACGCCGAAGGGGAGCCTCCCTCTGGCGATCTCATATAGCCTTTTGAAATCTATGAAGATCCCTTGGGCCGTTTCCGGCCTCGCATATCCTATCGCCTCGCTATAGGGCCCTATGGTGGTTTCGAACATCGTCAAGAAGTATCTGGCCTTGGAAAGCCTCCCGCCGCACTCCGGGCAGGCTAGGTTCCTCGCCTCTATCTCGGCATCGATGGCCTCAAGCCCAATTGCCTCGAACTTCGTCCCGGTTGCATCCTCGAGCAAATGATCAGCGCGGTATTTGCGCCCGCATTTCGTACATTCCACCATGGGGTCCTTGAACGAATCCAGATGTCCCGATGCTTGGAATACGATCCTTGGATTGATTATGGGGGTGGATACCTCATATATTCCATTCCTCTTGACGAAGAAATCCCGCCAAGCATCCTCAAGCTTTTGCTTCAGCTTCGATCCAATCGGGCCGAGGTCTATGAAGCCCCCCATCCCCCCATAGATCTCGAAAGATTGCCAGAAGAAACCTCTCCTTCTAGCCAGCTCGGATATGACCTCATATTTGCTTTTCCCCATCATCTCGGATCACCCTTAAATCTCTCCATCAAGGCTTGCGCCCCAGCCTCCATAACCCTCCCATAGGCTCGGAGCAATTCCTCGAAGTACTCCCTCCCCAAAACCTCGCCCTCCCCGATCCCGGGACACCTCTCCTTGGTTAATTCGAAGCGCAATCTCCCATTCCTTAGGCTCATGCTGAAGGGATAGAACACACAAACTAGAGGCCTCACATCGTAGATGGAGCAGGAACCCTCCTTCAGGAAGACGCAAACCCCATTAACCTTCCTTATGGCATGCGTATAAAGTCCTCTCCCGGTCGGATATGAAAAGACATCCGCCTCCAAGCCCGTGAACCTTGAGATCGAATCCACCTCATATTCCATAGCCAATATCCTCCTCTTGCGATCGCTCGTATCGCCGCAACACATCCCACATTTTTTGCAACGCCATCTGACCCCCTCTGGGAAATCTAGTTCTGGCAATGCGCCCTCCCTAATCGGCCATCCCATGCGCTGCCCTTAGCTCCTCGGCCAACTCCTTCAATATAAGCCTCCTCAATTCGTTGAACTGGAGGCCGGTCCTATCCCTCGGCCTAGGCAGATCTATGCTAAAAATCTTCTTGACCCTAGCCGGCCTTTGCGTCAGCACTATGACCTCATCCGACAAGAATATGGCCTCATCTACCGAATGCGTCACGAATAGTATCGTCTTCCCGGTCGCCCTCCATATCCTGAGGAGCTCCTCTTGCATCAAGTTCCTAGTCTGGGCATCAAGGGAGGCGAAGGGCTCGTCCATTAGAATAATCCTTGGGTCGTTCACTAGGGCCCTTGCGAATGCCACCTTTTGCCTCATCCCCGAGGAGAGCTCGTGTGGGTATCGCTCCTCGAAACCCTTCAGGCCCACCAATTCGATGAACCTCCTAGCGGCGGCCTCGCCCTCCTCCTTGGGAATCCCCTTGACCTCGAGCCCGAACTTCACGTTTCCGATGACCGTCCTCCAAGGGAATAGCGCGAACTCTTGGAATATCATCCCCCTATCCGCGCCGGGTCCGCGTATTGGCCTACCATCCATCTCCACGGTCCCCCCCGTGGGCTCCTCCAAGCCGGCCAAGATCCTCAGCAGCGTTGTCTTCCCGCAACCGTTTGGGCCGACCAATGCCGTTATCAAGCCCTCCTTGACATCGAACGAGAGCCCTTCGATGGCGACTATTTCGCCCCCCTCAATTGGGAACGCCTTGCGCAGGTTCCTGATCGCTATTATGGGTTCGCCCCTCATGCGGCTTCGCGGCCCCCTTCCCGAAGGGTCTCATGCGCACCATTTTTTTATATTATGATCGGCTCCCAAGAAGTCTCCGAGGGCAACGGCGGGATCCATTTTGAAGATCCGCTATGAGGAGGGCATATATATCGAGGGCGAAGGCATTTCGATCGCCATGGATGCCTCCAAGATGCCCCGCTCTCAAATGGCCCTCGTCACTCATGCACATTGGGACCACTGCAAAGCTTTCTGGTTCGATGGATTGCCGAAGGCATCGACCAAGGCGACCCTCGAATTCGTGAAGGTTTCAGGAAGGAGCATTTCAAGATGGACTAGGATCGAGATTGGCCAATCGCTGGAGGTCGGGGACTTCCGAATCAAAGCGCATAACGCCGGGCATATACTCGGCTCGGTGCAATACGATCTCAGGTCGGGCGATTATGAAGTGGTCTATACGGGAGACCTCAACCTAGAGGATACATTGATATCGCGGGCCGCTCAGCCGATATCCTGTGACATACTCCTCATAGAGGCTACCTATGGACACCCCTCCCATGCCCGCCCCCCTAGGGAGGCTGTAATAAATGCCATAGTGGAATGGTCCATTCAAATCATTCGGAAGGGCCTCATCCCCGTCCTCTATGCGGATAGCTTGGGGAACTCCCAAGAGCTTATAAGCATATTCAACAGATATACAAGGATCCCGGTAGTGGTCCACGAGAAGATCGCGAAACTCTCTTGTATTTATAAAGCACATGGTTTTCCCCTCGAATTCTTCGATATGGGGGATTTTGGCGAGGAGGAACTGAATCGCTGCGATCATATACTCCTGATGCCCAAGGGGGCAAAATTAAAGCTCACGAGGAGGCATAAGCCCGCGCTGGTTTCGGGATGGGGCGATATTGGGGGTTTTGGAATGGAGACATTCCCCTTAAGCGATCACGCCGATTTCGGATCCCTCATGGGGTATGTGGAAGAATCCTCTCCGGACCTCGTGCTTACGGTCCATGGTGGAGCATATGATCGCGTTCTCGCCAAAGCCATAGAGAGCAGCCTTGGGATCAGGGCTAGGCCCCTCAACACCGGACCTTGGGATTCTGAGCGCTGAAAGCGAGTTGGGCCAAATCCCCCCGCGGAAATGCGGGGCGTTAGTATATAATTGACCGGATGGAATCCATAATCGATCTGGAATGGCTTCTTCGCGGAGGAGCTCTATCTTCAAGGAGGGCGGGATCGAGAAGCTGAGCGTCGATTATGTGCCTGAGAGGTTGCCGCATAGGGAATCGGAACTAAGGGATATCGTGGAGGCGTTCAGGCCTTTTTTGGAGCATCCGCATGCTTGGAGAAAGGTTTTGATCCATGGGCCGACTGGGACTGGGAAAACAGTTACCGCAAAGAAGGCGGGGGAAATCCTCTCTGAAATCTCCAAGGAGATGGGGGTTAAGTTCAAATACGCACACGTCAACTGCAGATTCGAGAGAAGCGCATTCGGACTCGTCCAAGAGATAATCCGACAAACCGTTCCGGGCTTGCCGCTGAGGGGCTATGGACCGACCGAATATTTGCGCGCCCTCTTCGGCCACTTGGAGGATAACGATGAGATCCTCCTCTTGACCTTGGATGAGGTGGACCATCTCCTAACGAGCATCGGAGACGACATCCTTTACGCCTTGACGAGGGCATCCGAAACGGCCGAGATCCCCCAGCGGGTTAGCATGATATTGATAGCCAAGGATACTGGCTTCCTCGGAGGGCTAAGGCCGCAGGTATTGAGCAAGATCAGGCCGGACGAGGCCTTGGGCTTCGAGCCCTATGGGCGATCGGAGATATTCGATATACTCAGCGATAGGATAGAATGGGCATTCACGGAGGGGAGCGTGAGCGCCGAGGCGATTCGGTTCATATCTAGGAACGCCTCCCTCATCGGTGGCGGTGACGCTCGCTACGCAATACAGCTCCTCCTAACCGCTGGCCTCGTGGCCGATAGGGAGGGGTCCAAAAGGATCCTTCCCGAGCACATCAGGGAGGCGCAGGAGAAAATCGATCCAAGGATCGACCGTGAGGACCTACTCGCGCTCTCCGATGAGGAGAAACGTGTCCTCTTGGCCGTCGCTAAGACCCTGAGGATAATGGAGGAGGTGGCCTACGCGCCCCTTGAAACGGTTCGGGATTATTATGAAATGGTCTGCGAGGAGCGGGGCATCGTATCGGCCGAGGGGCCTCCCTTGGAGGGGGTCTTGGAGAGGCTCGAAGCGCTGGGCCTCATAGATATCGAGGAGGGGGTTGGAGTTTCATTGCCGCTAATGAGGGCCAGAGCCCTTGAGGAGTTTTTGGAAACGACGTCCTAGCCTTTAGCTGGATGCTAAATTGACCTTTGCCCTTCGAGCATCTTCCAAATAATGGATATTTTGAAATACACGGGAGCGGTAGAATTTCCACAAAGATAATTAACATAGCCAGTCCTTGGGTTGGGGCCGTGGGGAAGGGATGTCCCAATCGCAGATCCCGAGGGGCCTTGATTATCTCCAAGGCAACGAGGCTTTAGTGGAAGGGGCCATAGCGGCCGGTTGCAGGTTCTTCGCCGGCTATCCGATAACGCCATCAAACGAGATCTCGGAGCGCATGAGCTGGAGGCTTCCCCAAGTCGGTGGGATATTCGTCCAAGGGGAGGATGAGTTGGCATCCATAGCGATGGTTATCGGCGCCTCTTGGGGTGGTTTGAAGGCCATGACCGCCACTTCGGGCCCCGGCTTCAGCTTGATGCAGGAGGGCATAGGATATGCCTGCATAACCGAAACGCCATGCGTGATCGTAGATATACAACGATGCGCTCCGGGCCAAGGGATCGCCACGAAGGGCCAACAGGGCGACATGATGCAAGCGCGATGGGGGACCCATGGCGATCACGAGATCATCGCCCTCGCGCCCGCGTCGGTCCAAGAAATGTTCGATTTGGCCGTTGAGGCATTCAACCTCTCGGAGTCCTATAGGGTCCCATGCCTAATAATGGCGGAGGAGATCGTCGCCCACATGAGGGACAAGGTCCGCATTCGCGACCCGAGCGAGCTCTGCCTGAAGGATAGGAAGAGACCCGATATCCCCCCGGGGAAATTCATAGACTTCCACCAATTAGACGACGATGCTGGCATACCGCCAATGCCCCGCTTCGGGGACGGATATAGGATCGCGGTATCGGCCTTCAGCAGGAACCGGATGGGTTATCCCATAACCGATAAGGAGCTCCACGGGAAGCTCCTTCGCAGGCTGTCGAACAAGATCCTCAAGAAT is from Candidatus Bathyarchaeia archaeon and encodes:
- a CDS encoding 2-oxoacid:acceptor oxidoreductase subunit alpha, translating into MSQSQIPRGLDYLQGNEALVEGAIAAGCRFFAGYPITPSNEISERMSWRLPQVGGIFVQGEDELASIAMVIGASWGGLKAMTATSGPGFSLMQEGIGYACITETPCVIVDIQRCAPGQGIATKGQQGDMMQARWGTHGDHEIIALAPASVQEMFDLAVEAFNLSESYRVPCLIMAEEIVAHMRDKVRIRDPSELCLKDRKRPDIPPGKFIDFHQLDDDAGIPPMPRFGDGYRIAVSAFSRNRMGYPITDKELHGKLLRRLSNKILKNIDAIARFETAFLDDADVIVVSYGTPARSAKSAVKAAREEGIKAGYVRLITVWPFHHERLRALCGGAKEVITV
- a CDS encoding ABC transporter ATP-binding protein translates to MRGEPIIAIRNLRKAFPIEGGEIVAIEGLSFDVKEGLITALVGPNGCGKTTLLRILAGLEEPTGGTVEMDGRPIRGPGADRGMIFQEFALFPWRTVIGNVKFGLEVKGIPKEEGEAAARRFIELVGLKGFEERYPHELSSGMRQKVAFARALVNDPRIILMDEPFASLDAQTRNLMQEELLRIWRATGKTILFVTHSVDEAIFLSDEVIVLTQRPARVKKIFSIDLPRPRDRTGLQFNELRRLILKELAEELRAAHGMAD
- a CDS encoding YkgJ family cysteine cluster protein; its protein translation is MPELDFPEGVRWRCKKCGMCCGDTSDRKRRILAMEYEVDSISRFTGLEADVFSYPTGRGLYTHAIRKVNGVCVFLKEGSCSIYDVRPLVCVFYPFSMSLRNGRLRFELTKERCPGIGEGEVLGREYFEELLRAYGRVMEAGAQALMERFKGDPR
- a CDS encoding DUF47 family protein translates to MAFPLETEAAIRRQMLDMCLDHARLSVEVVRELTLMLDALLKDSGEEMRARIEKIHELMKQANELKNNILAEVSSVGSLLINREVLLRLIFRMGDINDDAEAIAYRLSGLIERGLKLDRTFLESLAALSSKILNEMGKMREAIRSLNLNPESTINISNSVDEIEREIDVLHRNLELDLLMANLPIHSLLILKDIAEHLERMADTCGDIVDMARVLAVTG
- the glyS gene encoding glycine--tRNA ligase; protein product: MMGKSKYEVISELARRRGFFWQSFEIYGGMGGFIDLGPIGSKLKQKLEDAWRDFFVKRNGIYEVSTPIINPRIVFQASGHLDSFKDPMVECTKCGRKYRADHLLEDATGTKFEAIGLEAIDAEIEARNLACPECGGRLSKARYFLTMFETTIGPYSEAIGYARPETAQGIFIDFKRLYEIARGRLPFGVAQIGKALRNEISPRQGPIRLREFTLMEIEFFFDPEEECAALEEVEDEVLKLVPASLRERRIEEPIEKSVGEAVREGIIVNGWLAFFMAKSKEFICGLGIPEERQRFHEKLPNERAHYSAQTFDHEVLLEDWGWVEIAGHAYRTDYDLSRHSAFSGQELKAFKAYERPRIAKALRIVPNEVRIREAFGERYKLVMEALTKARPEDVKASIESKGYFEALGERVTPEHISFRSVEVKETGRRFTPHVVEPSFGLERIMYAVLEHSYSIKEGRVVLRLPKRIAPIQAVVLPLVNREDLEAKAKSIWRYLLEAGFDAEYDDSGSIGRRYARADEIGVPIAITVDQRSLMDGTVTLRERDSWKQMRVRAEEVPGCLKGYLSGDLGFEEINAS
- a CDS encoding MBL fold metallo-hydrolase, which translates into the protein MKIRYEEGIYIEGEGISIAMDASKMPRSQMALVTHAHWDHCKAFWFDGLPKASTKATLEFVKVSGRSISRWTRIEIGQSLEVGDFRIKAHNAGHILGSVQYDLRSGDYEVVYTGDLNLEDTLISRAAQPISCDILLIEATYGHPSHARPPREAVINAIVEWSIQIIRKGLIPVLYADSLGNSQELISIFNRYTRIPVVVHEKIAKLSCIYKAHGFPLEFFDMGDFGEEELNRCDHILLMPKGAKLKLTRRHKPALVSGWGDIGGFGMETFPLSDHADFGSLMGYVEESSPDLVLTVHGGAYDRVLAKAIESSLGIRARPLNTGPWDSER
- a CDS encoding AAA family ATPase, yielding MASSRRSSIFKEGGIEKLSVDYVPERLPHRESELRDIVEAFRPFLEHPHAWRKVLIHGPTGTGKTVTAKKAGEILSEISKEMGVKFKYAHVNCRFERSAFGLVQEIIRQTVPGLPLRGYGPTEYLRALFGHLEDNDEILLLTLDEVDHLLTSIGDDILYALTRASETAEIPQRVSMILIAKDTGFLGGLRPQVLSKIRPDEALGFEPYGRSEIFDILSDRIEWAFTEGSVSAEAIRFISRNASLIGGGDARYAIQLLLTAGLVADREGSKRILPEHIREAQEKIDPRIDREDLLALSDEEKRVLLAVAKTLRIMEEVAYAPLETVRDYYEMVCEERGIVSAEGPPLEGVLERLEALGLIDIEEGVGVSLPLMRARALEEFLETTS